TGTTTATTGGACAAAAATGGAATTAAAAAAATGGAATAATTCCACTGGGCGGGAGTGGATAAGATGTGGGCTGAATCTCTGGTCCATATCCAGTTTATCTGTTAATCGGCAGTAGCCACTGGGGCTCCCTATTTTACACAACTACCCTCCCCAAATTCCCGAAATTACCTTTTGCCGCAGTTTAAGTTCCGTCATCGGGAAACGCATCCGTACTCAGATCCGCGCGCGGGAGAAACAGATACGGTCCGTATTGTATCAGAGGGCATAAACCGTAATTTCAGAACAGCGGAAGGGTATTTTTGGGATTTCAGATGAAGTAATAATCGGAGCCGGAGCCACAGCGCCCAATGCGGCCCGTGACGGGGGAAGCGAGCGCCGTTACCGTTACGGCTATCGGATAGACCAGACCAGCGGTGGGGCCCACGGCGGGTCCGAACGCCGTTTGAGCCAACGCGCTTCCCGGGGCGCTGCTGCGCTCATCTGCTGCTCCGAGCTCTCCGTGCTTATCCACAGCTCCTCCACACAATTCCTGCCACGTGTAGTGTCGTGTCTACGTGTTCTCACAGGCGCCTCGTGTGCGGTGGCGCCGCGGGGTGAAACGTAACGGATGGAGGGTGCCTCGCACGTGACTCGCCCGTTACCGAAATATATTACATGaggtgattattttttttattataattttatcttgTTAACTACCTTCTAATTTCCTCTTATcctaaggggaaaaaaaaacactttctaTTTTCCACCGAGCATTTCTCTCCAATAgaacataaaattaaaaataacttttttttaaagataaatgtTTAAGGATTGATTAGCAGTATTATATATACCTAAACATCTTTTTCATTGAATTTTATTAATAGGAATCATCTAAGAAGGTAGATTTTATGAGTAAAAAATGAACCATagcataaaatataattagactCCTAACAGAATACGTGATCGTTGTATCTAATTATAGAAGTTgtagttaaaataatttaaattaatactagTTTAAAAAAAGTTCATTTAGACAAAAAGAGATGTAAAAGGATTGAGAAGCAATTAATAGACCATTACCGATAATCTTGGCTATATGTTAAAAGTACACTTTGTGAAAGCCAATTGCATCCTTATATACTcaattaattttgttgtttaCTTACACAATATTATAGTgctcaactaaattaaaaaagatggTAGTTACCTATATGGCACCTCCTCTTTGCTATGTAGCTCACGTGTCTAGCACTTTGTATCTTAGCACAAAAAGACACGAAAAGGGCACAAGAtaaagagggaaaaaagaaaagaaaaaaaagaagaagaaaagaaaaattaaggaTCGAGCAGTTATGTCAGTGACCGAGACGCCACCCCCTCCCTCTTGGCTTCTCACACAAGCCGACACCTGCGCTTCCAAAGCTTCCCGTTTCCATCTGTGCATGCAGGTAACATCTTAATCTtcttgataataataatattttcaatcttttaaattatcataCTCCGGTGTATAAAtagtttatttaatatatttattaatttattttaaaaaatttattgatagataaaaaaaatgtaatcaaatatttataattatatactgGTATATTTGGTCTTCAcgttattttttgaaataagataaattatctctTACAGagaaatattttatcatatcaaattaaatataaatatcaagaCCTATCAAAAAGTAAAAGATCAAGCTTTTTTCATATAATCATGCTAGAAAATTCATATATCGAATACGTTATCATTTCGTTTTTAAAGCGGATGTCTCTTTTAACTCTTGAAAACTCTTTCGATCAGAAGTGCCAATTTATCAATAATACGTAATAAAGTATTCTAAAAAAGCTATAGCAATACTTAAACCttatcttaattaaaaatactttagatcattcacaatttttgtattttctacaaatttatATAGCACTTTTGAAGTAAAtgaacattatatatataaaagctaatacaaatattaatcatttattataatagaagtattttaaaaataatatagtattattaCACGGAGCACATCCAAAATCCACGACGCACCATTAAGCAGCAGGGCCCACCACATATACTGCAAATGCCACTCGCAACCGAAATTGTGTCCACATTTGGCAGTTACTTTCGCTGTGCTCAAACATTAGTTTGATGaccgcattttttttttttttttttaactagttTGATAGTAACATCTTTCTTTAATATTAGTTTGATACTGACTTGTTTGGCCATTGTTAGAGAACTTAGACGTGCTATGCTCATCAAACACTAAAAATCGTACCTTTTTATTAGAAAAACGTAAGCCGCACTGTATTTGAAAATAGACAAATTAATATGGAGGTAGGCCTTGACATGCAATATATAGATTGTAAGCAATAGTATTGATGAAAAAGAAATACTATTTtagtattaataaaataaattactaaaatTAGCTATTGTATGTTGACTAagttcaattaaattttaagaattttgaACTATGTGGCTCTACTGCTATCATATATTTCTCCAATGTAATAGTCAATTATATTTGTGTCCTGCTATTAAAATGTAATGGTAAAATTAATTATCCACCGATTCTTCACAAAAATTAGCTCATCTTATGATCAAGGAGTTCGAGCCCTAAAACCTGTTTATTTTGCAGAGGGTGAAATTCAAATTGAAGTACATATTTACGATATTTTAGAGTTGAACTAAAAGTTGCTTTTCTTAAACTATCTGTTGGTacaattgtaaaatttattttttttcaattttactatttatttgactctgaataaataattttaaaacgGGGGTATTAGAAAtgtgttaatattttattgttttctcattctttttaGTAATTgacttttctttattattatggtggttgaaattaattaccatatttatgaaattgtaaattaatttagatcgaaaataaaattacagtaaaataaataataaaaacaaatacttacaataagataatatttatttatttatttttgatgaaacAAATATAGCAAGGTTTGCATTTCTGGCaaagtataaataaatttttaagagcACACTTATGGGTTACAAAGTGTACGGCCATTagtataaaaacaaaaatttaaaaaataagtatttgtAATTAGTTGATTTACAAAGTTACCCTGGAAGGCATGAATGGACAGGTGAACGAGCAGATGAGAATGAGATAGGGTGGAAAGATTTTAGAATGTATTGATTATATTAATGAGGTgatatttctaaattaattatattataaaaaataattttactgtattagggaaaaaaaaaaaagagaaaatgttaTACCGTaaactttattttcttggtAGAGTGGCGTCGGTAGTGTTGTATATCACGCAATTTCCGTTGTTACGAGTTGCAACCCGCCCCTTCCATTATTATAAgatgaatcaaatcaaatcccGCATTAATTCCTCGATATTAAATTCCTCCTCAAATACGCCAAAAATAATCCGTGCCAGCTTTAGAGCGCGCCGTTTCACTTCCCCACTTCGGTTTGGGCCCCACAGTTTCCTTCTCCGTCTCCTCCATCCATCCATCCCCAACCCTCCTCCGTTATCTCCTCTTGTTATCTCCTCTTTATATCTCcccctcttctctccctctctctcccgtTCTCACTCCCCTCTCCCCACCCACaccccagagagagagagagagagagagatggcgaagagagagagagagatcagctcgtcgtcgtcgtcgtcgttcgCGAGCTTGAGGGAGTATGGGCGGGCGCTGGGGGAGACGCACAGGAGGATTGTGCGGAGGGCGGGGTCGGTGACGACGACGTACGAGGAGATGAGCAGGGTAAGGGCGCGGTCGGGGCCGGACATGGCGCGGACGCTGCGGTGGCCGGACCTGGTGGGGTTCGGCCTCGGCGGGATGGTCGGCGCCGGCGTATTCGTCGCCACCGGCCGCGCCGCCCGCCTCTACGCCGGCCCCGCCGTCGTCGTCTCCTACGCCATTGCCGGCCTCTGCGCCCTCCTCTCCGCCTTCTGCTATACCGAGTTCGCCGTCGACATGCCCGTCGCCGGGGGCGCCTTCAGCTACCTCAGGGTGACCTTCGGTGCGCACCATAACTCCGCCCCGAACACTCTGTTTAatgcttaaataaaaaataaaaatccctcttttatttatttttttatttacttttaaaaacttttttgcGAGTTGGGTTTTGGTTTCTgtacttttccaaaaaaaaaaaaaaaaactcactttTTTGATGTAAATCTCCAGCTAAAAACTCTTCTTGTCGTGATTTCATGCGCTTTTTGCTTCAAAAATTTCCTTTCTTTCTGTGTAGTTTTAGAGTTATGGGGCCCATTTCGTTCCTTTAGCCGCTAAGAAGATCTCGCCGTTGATTAAATAATTCGTAATCGAATAGTGGCTGGGCCATGTCGGAGCGGATTGGGCCTCATCTTCGACATGTATTGCGTCTTTTCGCAGGGGAGTTTGCGGCGTTTCTGACGGGGGCGAATCTGATAATGGAGTACGTGTTCTCAAACGCCGCGGTGGCGCGAAGCTTCACCGCGTATCTCGGCACGGCGATCGGCGTCGACACGCCGGAGAAATGGAGGGTGACCGTCTCCTTCCTCCCGAAGGGCTTCAACCAGATCGACCTCCTCGCCGTCGGCGTCATCCTCCTCATCACCATCTGCATTTGTTACAGgtaattaataattagcattacttttattattataaatcaCACGACATTAACAGAACGAAAGTGAAGGGAAATTAACGTCGCGTACACAGGTGTTGCTATAATGCTTGCGTCACTTGTCACTTCAAACAGATTGCTTTGTTTCGCATTTGTCTCTTCTAGGACAAGAACCGTCACCTCTCTTGTGCATTGTCGCTAAGCCAAGTTCAAACACCATagtagttttaattaattaatttctttcacTGTCGTATATACCCGTGCGAATTCGCCCGGgtcaataataattattttaattttcctcACTATGCTCCTATGTTGGTGACGGGTCACCACAAGTGTAATACAGAGCCCCTGCTCTGTTTCTCTGGTTCAAAGATGGTTTCTTTTTCTATGATCCCATTAGCTCCCTCCAATTGTGTATATGGGTAGTTTGAATTtcacattatttttctttctttttctgatgaattttatttaataatgagtttttttttatttttgtcaaaGATGGTTCGaacgcgatttttttttttttccgagagagagagagagaaaagttggCCGCTTTTTCCTATAAACCCAAAGGTTCCGACAAAATTGGGCGTAGTTCGGATTCTCGCCGAAATTGACTGTTTGTAATCATTTTTTGGTTGCGCGAGTGGATCTTGACCAACAGTTGGTGCGTGTTCTTGACTCCTCTGTTTCTGTTAATATTGCTGTACAAATCCAGTACGAAGGAGAGCTCGGTTCTGAACATGGTGTTGACGACGATCCACATCGCGTTCATCCTATTCATAATCGTGATGGGCTTCTGGCGCGGGGAGTGGCGCAATCTGACCCACCCGGCGGACCCGTCGAAGGACGCGGGCGGGTTCATGCCGTACGGCATCGGCGGCGTGTTGAACGGGGCGGCCATGGTGTACGTGAGCTACATCGGGTACGACGCCGTGTCGACGATGGCGGAGGAGGTGAGCGAGCCCACCCGCGACATCCCCGTCGGCGTCTCCGGCTCCGTCGCCCTCGTCACCGTGCTCTACTGCCTCATGGCCCTCTCCATGTCCATGCTCGTCCCCTACGACGCCGTACGCTCAATTTGTTTCATAAATCCTATATATTAACAGCAAAATCGTGGGATTTGACGATCGGGTCCGGTCGGTGGTCCCCACCTGTGATCGGCTCCCTCCTCCTTATCCTTCCCCATTCCATTTCCCTTAATTTCCCTTTTGCTGATAACTACCCAACAGCTATTCAAGAAGCTACTGCtgatgcagagagagagagagagagagacagagagagagacagagagagagagagatgagaaagAATAAGTTGCTGAGATCTGTTGCCTCACTCTCACGTAGCTTTTTGGGTAGTTATTGGTACGTTTTTGCTTTTAGCGACGGTTGTGGTTTATGGGCTTTTGCGTGTTgcgtgttgttgttgttgttgttgttgttgttgttgatttttggggcttggGCTCGGGCACGGGCTCGATTAATTTCGCAGATCGACGTCGAATCGCCGTTCTCGGGGGCGTTCAAGGGATCGGACGGCTGGGGATGGGTGTCGAACGTGATCGGGGCGGGGGCGAGCTTCGGGATCCTGACGTCGCTTCTGGTGTCGATGCTGGGGCAGGCGCGGTACCTGTGCGTGATCGGACGGTCGAACGTCGTGCCAGCGTGGCTCGCCAAAGTCCACCCCTCCACCGCCACCCCTGTCAACGCCTCCGCCTTCCTCGGTACGCTTGGGCCCACCACCACCCCACCCTTCCCCTCTCTATTCCCCTCTCCTAACCCTCCATTAAAACTCTTGTTCCTGTTtcattttcagaaaaaaaaaaaaacaaaacaaaagcagCTGTGGGGTACCCCTACCCCCCAAAAAGACAATCAATAATTTATAGTGATCACTGACCGTCCCTGGTCGTAggtgacaaaaaatttaattattgataCCCGAagtctcaaatttgaattctaattgattcatattttcagctaagtttatttctaaaataaaataagtgagACGGCTAGCaagctacttatctctcaaaaaaatcaTGCGATGCACCTCATAttaataaactaaattaaatttgaattcaaattttaagctcAAATAAATTGTGAATGtggattttgaattcaaatggtTATTAGTGGTagaatttatcttttaattaatttattttttaaatacgaTTTGTTTTTGAgtatattttcaatataaatacgtcgtaaatatttattatatctgTTCCATAGCAtacaaattttttctttaatatgtactcaaaatttaaaattttgaatcaattttaaatttaaattaaaaattgaatttagatttaaagttATGAACCAAACTcagtatttaaatttaattttaaatctattttttgaatttaaataattatttctttgatAGGCCTATAGTTAAactattttatttctcaaatctgaattatttttaattagttgtttattttattttttattattaattttttggtaaTGCGTGTGATTCTattcatttttatatatagtattaaatatattgccaaatataatatatttattatttattactgtCCGTATGAATCGATAGAAAGACGTCACCCATGTAGCATCACTATTTTAGGAGAACATATTTTGATTTGTGATGAATGCTTTCCAAAACGGATGATATTAATGCATCACATTTTCACCGGGAGAAGTTTGATTTGTTAAAGCCTggtcaaatttaattatttactaattagtaaataatgactAACACTATTCTTTTTCACCCTCTAATTAGGCTTTGCGAGACAGTTTGTTAAATTGTTAGTTTTGACTATGAAGTGCATTTTGACTTCTTTTCGTTGTACGAGTTAGAAATATTTCGTGCAAGTTGATAGTTGACCCTGTATTGTACACGTGTAGCATAACGCTAACTCGTGACTTGTGTAATAGTGAAATCGACGAGTGTTCAATGTAttgaattatattatttaagagTAACTAGTTGATAACcgattttgaatttaatgttTTAAGTGGATCCATGGATTGCAGGGTTGTTCACGGCGGCGATCGCGCTGTTCACGGACCTCGACATCCTCCTCGACCTCGTCTCCATCGGCACCCTCTTCGTCTTCTACATGGTGGCCAACGCCGTCGTCTACCGCCGCTACGTCGCCGCGGGCACCGGCTCCGACGCCAACCGCTCCTGGCCCACCGCCGCCTTCCTCCTCTCGTTCTCCCTCGCCGCCCTGGCCTTCACCCTCCTTTGGCATTGCACACCCACCGGAATAGCAAAAGCCGCCCTCCTCGCCGtctgcgccgctgccgccctctccctcctcaccgCATTCCGCTTCCTGGTCCCGCAGGCACGGAAGCCGGAGTTCTGGGGCGTCCCCATGATGCCGTGGATACCGGCCGTGTCCATATTCCTCAACGTCTTCCTGCTTGGCTCGCTCGACGGTCCGTCGTACGTGCGGTTCGGGTtattctcggctgctgccgtGCTTGTTTACGTTCTGTACAGCGTGCATGCGAGCCATGATGCGGAGGAGAACGGTGATCTTCTAATGAAGGTGGGGGACAGTGAGGCCCGTATTGTGGCGGGGGCGGGTGATGGGGCCTCCAAAGTGTAAATGTAGGTAGTGaagaaccaaaaaagaaaaaaaaaaaaaattcaccacctttttttttcacttttttttttttaagccttTTGTTTTAGCTTGGGGATGGAGGTGAAATTTGGAGTTAACATGGGGGCCTGAAAGAAATTCTGTCATGCAAAAAGTtaatagaaaagaaagagaagatttAAAGGAAATTCTTTACACATGAAGTTGTAGCATATTGCTAGCTTTCTGAATCTACTTATGCTCTTTAATTTTCTGGAAGAACCTTTTACTCTGCTGCTGCTCAAATCTTCTTTCTTGTGAATCTACTGATTCAATGAAACCATCTCAGAAGAACTGATGCTtatattgttaatatatatgatatctTTTTGAGCCTATTTTCAACTTTCATTTCACTCAAGAAAGAAACCAGGAATTAAGATTCGGAGAGTTAATATGATATGTTTCTGGACCGATTTTCCAACTGGCATTTCAATAAGAAACAAAGTTAGGAATTAAGATTTGGAGGGGCCACGATTCAGActcgatggaaaaaaaaatcgatctcagatagcaagaaaaaaaatttatcaaatttactgGACATCTATTGCTAGCGATAGCAGCGACAATGTGcttaagaaaaagtaaaattataaggGTCGAAAATAAGGAACCGAGTGATTCAGAAAAATATTGaaacacaaattttattaaaaaaatcaatttggctccccaaaattaaaatttgaatattttaatttttaccataaaaaacttatatataatttataatagttgAGAGGCAGCCATAATCACTGTGAACCTCATTATAGCTTCCCTGATTTcaataatcaatataaattaaattataatagtaAAGTGGCTCTAATAAAACCGTTTTCTTTGGGGCCACTAGGTTCAGgcccgtttggatacctctaaaaacgtagcatagttaaactatgctgcGCCGGTTGGAAAATAATTCTATGAAGtgtttagaagaaaaaaaaataacgtaatttttggattatagttatactatactccaaaacatagagtaaacttacaatccactttaaccaaaacaaaaaaattccaTCATTTTGGGCTCCTAAAGATGTatgaatttctaaattttaaatttcaacataaaattttaaatttcaaaaattaaaattttaaattttaattttaattttgattttaaattttaatttttaaatttcaaatttcaaatttcaaaaagtttcaaatatcaaatttcaatcaaatttcaaatttcagctttcaaatttcaactttcaaatttcaatttcaaattttaatatttcaaaaaagttcaaatttaaaatttcaaatttcaatttcaaatttcaaattttaaaagttcaaatttcaaatttcaaatttaattttaatttaatttttaattccaaaatttaaatttaaacttaaattttaaattttaaatttataaatatgtaaattataaattattaaatttaaaatttaatattttaattatagattttttaaattttaaaatttaaagtttaaatagtatactttaatttaaaaatttaaagtttcaaatttcaaattttaaatttcaaattccaaattttaaatttcaaatttaaaacataaaatctaatttaatttttaaaatttaaattttatattttaattttatattttgaattttgaattttaatttttaaaattttatttttaaattttgaattttgaattttgaattttgaattttaaattttaaaa
The nucleotide sequence above comes from Ananas comosus cultivar F153 linkage group 17, ASM154086v1, whole genome shotgun sequence. Encoded proteins:
- the LOC109723293 gene encoding cationic amino acid transporter 6, chloroplastic-like translates to MAKREREISSSSSSSFASLREYGRALGETHRRIVRRAGSVTTTYEEMSRVRARSGPDMARTLRWPDLVGFGLGGMVGAGVFVATGRAARLYAGPAVVVSYAIAGLCALLSAFCYTEFAVDMPVAGGAFSYLRVTFGEFAAFLTGANLIMEYVFSNAAVARSFTAYLGTAIGVDTPEKWRVTVSFLPKGFNQIDLLAVGVILLITICICYSTKESSVLNMVLTTIHIAFILFIIVMGFWRGEWRNLTHPADPSKDAGGFMPYGIGGVLNGAAMVYVSYIGYDAVSTMAEEVSEPTRDIPVGVSGSVALVTVLYCLMALSMSMLVPYDAIDVESPFSGAFKGSDGWGWVSNVIGAGASFGILTSLLVSMLGQARYLCVIGRSNVVPAWLAKVHPSTATPVNASAFLGLFTAAIALFTDLDILLDLVSIGTLFVFYMVANAVVYRRYVAAGTGSDANRSWPTAAFLLSFSLAALAFTLLWHCTPTGIAKAALLAVCAAAALSLLTAFRFLVPQARKPEFWGVPMMPWIPAVSIFLNVFLLGSLDGPSYVRFGLFSAAAVLVYVLYSVHASHDAEENGDLLMKVGDSEARIVAGAGDGASKV